A genomic region of Dermacentor andersoni chromosome 9, qqDerAnde1_hic_scaffold, whole genome shotgun sequence contains the following coding sequences:
- the LOC126528535 gene encoding lysosomal alpha-mannosidase-like — MLSSSTQGVISTSLASLLNLGASDAGVNGHQLHFCHLLNQSECQLTETLKEFTVIVYNPASVPVSPYVRLPLGTSDRSGVTVSGPDGARTDSQVLPLASHGHGIPERKGQATTSLVFRANIEPLGASLYSVQYEAPVETAASKPYFLNPDVKSSFIENERYRVEWNPQTGLVSAVVLKGPGSAVKLRQEFAAYLIEPEQLKDTQHRPGHYTFSGYSDAREIRNPNIKVVKGHLVQEIHQSFTGYVSQVISLHKDSPFIEFTWTVGPLTQLMQDMGHNRATGCDVISKFQSDLQSDGFYTDNNGWRNMHRTLTFQDGNLPIPANYHPVVSWIYIQDQAKDLQMMILPDRTEGGTSMRQGHLELMIHRRHSTNDELGLPETLQEDGVDGEGVVARGTHRLFLGSSSEARQLMRLQALQLVYRPVILVSPGEWVPKKDAFSTLKSPLPSTVHVLTLERLSESQVLLRLEHLAVTNDAVEVNVTRLLAGYRLDDVKPVTLGANQYLPGPARHTWPTSGADSPERVPDLNMPTPQTSTVPETGDTIVKLAPGEIASFLAQLAAE; from the exons ATGCTGTCTTCGTCCACGCAGGGGGTGATCAGCACCAGCTTGGCATCGCTGCTGAACCTGGGTGCGTCCGACGCCGGCGTAAACGGGCATCAGCTGCACTTCTGCCATCTCCTAAACCAGAGCGAATGTCAGCTCACCGAAACACTCAAGGAG TTCACCGTGATCGTCTACAACCCCGCCAGCGTGCCGGTGTCGCCATACGTGCGACTGCCGCTAGGGACCAGCGACCGGTCCGGCGTAACCGTCTCTGGGCCCGACGGTGCGAGGACGGATTCCCAG GTTTTGCCTCTGGCCTCGCACGGCCACGGGATCCCGGAGCGCAAGGGCCAAGCCACAACGTCGCTGGTGTTCCGGGCGAACATCGAACCCCTGGGTGCCAGCCTGtacagcgtgcagtacgaagctCCGGTCGAAACTGCGGCGTCTAAGCCGTACTTCCTCAACCCTGACGTCAAGAGCAGCTTCATCGAAAACGAA CGCTACCGCGTCGAGTGGAACCCACAGACGGGCCTCGTCTCCGCCGTCGTGTTGAAAGGGCCAGGCTCGGCGGTGAAACTCCGGCAGGAATTCGCCGCCTACCTGATCGAGCCAGAACAGCTGAAGGACACGCAGCACCGTCCTGGACACTACACGTTCAGCGGATACAGCGACGCTCGGGAGATCAGAAATCCCAACATTAAAGTTGTGAAG gGACACCTGGTGCAAGAAATCCACCAGAGCTTCACTGGTTACGTCTCACAAGTGATATCCCTGCACAAGGACAGCCCATTCATCGAGTTCACCTGGACTGTGGGACCCTTGACGCAGCT AATGCAGGATATGGGACACAACAGGGCCACGGGCTGCGACGTCATCAGCAAGTTCCAGAGCGACCTGCAGAGCGATGGCTTCTACACGGATAACAACGGCTGGAGGAACATGCACAGGAC GCTGACATTTCAAGATGGCAACCTGCCCATCCCGGCTAACTACCACCCGGTTGTATCGTGGATCTACATTCAG GACCAAGCGAAGGACCTGCAGATGATGATCCTTCCAGACCGAACCGAGGGGGGAACCAGCATGCGACAGGGCCATCTGGAGCTTATG ATACACAGACGTCACTCCACAAACGATGAGCTGGGACTGCCCGAGACTCTTCAGGAAGATGGCGTCGACGGTGAGGGCGTGGTCGCCAGAGGTACGCACCGGCTTTTCCTCGGTTCTTCGTCCGAAGCTCGGCAGCTGATGCGGCTGCAGGCGCTGCAGCTCGTATACAGGCCAGTGATCCTGGTATCACCAGGGGAGTGGGTTCCCAAGAAGGACGCG TTTTCCACACTGAAGTCACCGCTACCCAGTACGGTGCACGTGTTGACCTTGGAAAGGCTCTCGGAGTCCCAAGTGTTGCTTCGTCTCGAGCACCTGGCGGTCACCAACGACGCCGTGGAGGTCAACGTCACA CGTCTACTCGCAGGCTACCGGCTGGACGACGTGAAGCCAGTCACCCTAGGTGCCAACCAGTATCTGCCGGGCCCCGCTCGTCACACTTGGCCCACATCGGGCGCAGATTCTCCAGAGCGCGTTCCCGACCTGAACATGCCAACGCCTCAGACAAGCACAGTGCCAGAGACAGGAGACACCATCGTGAAGCTCGCACCAGGAGAGATTGCTTCTTTTCTGGCACAGCTAGCAGCCGAATAA